A part of Maridesulfovibrio hydrothermalis AM13 = DSM 14728 genomic DNA contains:
- a CDS encoding glycogen/starch/alpha-glucan phosphorylase — MAKMDSNELLEEMGGMDVEALTHSICRHHLSNLGRDYGRSDLFSLYQALAYTLRDRLVRNWVKTQRSYYNQNAKSVYYLSLEFLAGKSLSSNALCLGVEKAAEEALAKFGVTMEEAESAEADAGLGNGGLGRLASCFLDSMATLGIPGYGYGIRYEYGIFKQAIENGEQVELPDDWLHFGNPWEFCRRGFMFTVHLYGREEKYTHDDGSEKHRWTDTAKVMAMPVDMLIPGYKNGNVINMRLWEAQPARRFNLDLFNSGDYIRSMEDAVRSETISKVLYPSDRLTEGRELRLVQQYFFVSATIQDMMRRFKKLKLDFSELPNRAVVQLNETHPAIAIPELMRILIDEHMLNWDESWRICRRTFAYTNHTVMPEALETWPLDMMSKVLPRHVSIIFEINRRFMEEVKSRFPGDEDRLKRMSIIEDCEHPQVRMAWLAVLGSFTVNGVSALHGELIKKNIFQDFVEMFPGRFTSVTNGITPRRWLKQCNPGLSDLITEKIGPEWVTDLSKLKKLEPLADDAEFQNSWYNCKLQEKKRLVEYARKEYGIYLPTDWLYDVQVKRIHEYKRQVLNILHAITLYCRLKNDPNSVAVARLKIFGGKAAPGYFLAKRIIRLINSVGAVVNSDPTVNHKLRIAFLPNYRVSQAERIIPATDLSEQISLAGTEASGTGNMKFALNGALTVGTLDGANIEIMEEAGRENMFIFGMDAEEVERRKYNGYNPSEIASADKELAEALHYIGDGTFSEGDRELFQPILDSLFANGDQYMVLADYRAYVDVQDEVDKRWLDRKSWLRSSILNTAGSGKFSSDRAILDYANSIWGVRPMGKE, encoded by the coding sequence ATCATCTTTCCAATCTTGGACGCGACTATGGTCGGTCAGATCTATTTTCTTTGTATCAGGCTCTGGCCTATACTTTAAGGGACAGGTTGGTAAGGAACTGGGTCAAGACTCAGCGTTCATACTACAATCAGAATGCGAAGAGTGTTTATTACCTGTCTCTCGAATTTCTGGCCGGTAAGTCTCTTTCCAGTAATGCTCTTTGCCTTGGCGTTGAAAAAGCAGCCGAAGAAGCCCTTGCTAAGTTCGGCGTGACTATGGAGGAAGCCGAAAGCGCAGAAGCTGATGCGGGGCTGGGCAATGGCGGCCTTGGAAGACTTGCCTCTTGTTTTCTTGATTCAATGGCGACTCTGGGAATTCCCGGATACGGCTACGGCATTAGATACGAATATGGAATTTTCAAACAGGCCATAGAGAACGGGGAACAGGTAGAACTGCCTGATGACTGGCTTCATTTCGGTAATCCCTGGGAATTTTGCAGAAGGGGTTTTATGTTCACGGTCCATCTTTATGGACGGGAGGAAAAGTATACCCACGATGACGGTTCTGAAAAACATCGCTGGACTGATACCGCAAAAGTAATGGCCATGCCGGTTGATATGCTTATCCCCGGTTACAAGAACGGTAATGTTATTAATATGCGTCTCTGGGAGGCTCAGCCTGCCCGCCGTTTTAACCTCGATCTGTTTAATAGCGGTGACTACATTCGTTCCATGGAAGATGCAGTCCGTTCCGAGACTATCTCAAAAGTTCTCTACCCCAGTGATCGCCTGACTGAAGGGCGCGAGCTGCGGCTGGTGCAGCAGTACTTTTTTGTTTCTGCGACTATTCAGGATATGATGCGCCGTTTCAAGAAGCTGAAACTTGATTTTTCCGAACTTCCCAATCGGGCAGTGGTGCAGCTTAATGAAACTCACCCTGCTATCGCAATTCCTGAACTGATGCGTATTTTGATTGATGAGCATATGCTTAACTGGGATGAGTCATGGAGAATTTGCCGGCGGACTTTTGCTTATACTAATCATACAGTCATGCCTGAGGCTCTGGAGACATGGCCGCTTGATATGATGAGCAAAGTGCTGCCGCGCCATGTTTCCATTATTTTTGAGATTAACCGTCGCTTTATGGAAGAGGTGAAGAGCCGTTTCCCCGGTGACGAGGACCGCTTGAAGCGTATGTCCATAATTGAGGACTGTGAGCATCCGCAGGTCAGAATGGCCTGGCTTGCTGTTTTGGGCAGCTTCACTGTGAACGGGGTTTCAGCTCTGCATGGAGAGTTGATTAAAAAGAATATTTTTCAGGATTTTGTGGAAATGTTTCCGGGCAGATTCACTTCAGTCACCAACGGTATTACTCCCCGCAGATGGCTGAAACAGTGCAACCCGGGATTGTCTGATCTTATCACTGAGAAAATCGGTCCTGAATGGGTTACCGACCTTTCAAAACTTAAAAAACTTGAGCCGCTGGCTGACGATGCTGAATTTCAAAACAGTTGGTATAATTGCAAACTTCAGGAGAAAAAAAGGCTGGTCGAGTATGCCCGCAAGGAATATGGAATTTATCTGCCGACAGACTGGCTTTATGACGTACAGGTCAAACGGATTCATGAATACAAGCGGCAGGTCTTAAATATTCTCCATGCAATTACTTTGTATTGCCGGCTCAAAAATGATCCGAATAGCGTTGCAGTGGCAAGGCTCAAAATATTTGGCGGAAAGGCTGCTCCCGGATATTTTCTGGCTAAAAGAATTATCCGGCTGATCAATTCAGTTGGCGCGGTGGTTAACTCAGACCCGACAGTGAACCATAAGCTGCGCATCGCATTTCTGCCTAATTATCGCGTTTCACAGGCTGAACGTATCATTCCGGCAACGGATCTTTCAGAGCAGATTTCTCTGGCAGGAACAGAGGCGTCCGGAACCGGAAACATGAAATTTGCTCTCAACGGAGCTTTGACAGTGGGAACTCTGGACGGAGCGAATATCGAGATTATGGAAGAAGCAGGTCGGGAGAACATGTTTATTTTCGGTATGGATGCTGAAGAAGTGGAAAGACGCAAATATAATGGCTACAACCCTTCAGAGATTGCATCAGCCGATAAAGAACTGGCTGAGGCTTTGCATTATATAGGTGATGGAACATTCTCAGAGGGAGACCGTGAGTTGTTTCAGCCTATTCTGGATTCTCTTTTTGCAAATGGTGATCAATATATGGTGCTGGCGGACTATCGCGCTTATGTGGACGTGCAGGATGAGGTGGATAAACGTTGGCTGGATCGCAAAAGCTGGCTGAGAAGTTCCATCCTTAACACTGCCGGTTCCGGTAAGTTTTCAAGTGACAGGGCAATACTTGATTATGCAAACAGTATCTGGGGAGTCCGCCCTATGGGGAAAGAATAA